A window of the Parabacteroides merdae ATCC 43184 genome harbors these coding sequences:
- a CDS encoding ATP-grasp domain-containing protein: MSRLQQQAIVIGDSFNNTLGLIRSLGEAKVDIVLLLVGDDRLFVSKSRYLKKSQIFQMETIDDCLPTLLRIADKTKQQTIICTNDIATQYIDEYETTLCSLYITPMKGRHLGNLLNKDEQCRLAENCGLTIPQSIIYNRNEDFPTVSYPILMKPANSNTGEKSDIHICYCQKDVNKALSATSTCNQFIIQKFIEKEYEINLIGVSTVNGVYIPGGIRKIRHYPTIYSPCSFGVFQSVENLNVDVHSILKLMQHVGYHGPFSVELLHKNAKNYFMEVNFRHDGLAYAATASGVNLPAMLFNSQTVPMTVNNTYMMDLSTDYCHVKDGTLSRKYWFYDFRKTKCQLNFNRHDLMPTIYYYVNKIMKHI; encoded by the coding sequence ATGAGTAGATTGCAGCAACAAGCAATTGTTATAGGTGATTCATTTAACAATACGCTTGGTTTAATTCGGAGTCTTGGAGAAGCGAAAGTAGATATCGTTTTGTTGCTTGTGGGTGACGATCGTCTGTTTGTTTCAAAAAGTAGATATTTGAAAAAATCACAGATTTTCCAAATGGAAACTATTGATGATTGCTTGCCTACGTTGCTTCGTATTGCGGACAAGACCAAACAACAGACAATCATTTGTACGAATGACATTGCAACCCAATATATAGATGAGTATGAAACAACCCTTTGTTCCCTGTATATAACTCCAATGAAAGGAAGACATTTAGGAAACCTACTGAATAAAGATGAACAATGCCGTTTAGCCGAAAATTGCGGCTTAACAATACCACAATCAATCATCTATAATCGCAACGAAGATTTCCCTACTGTTTCATACCCAATATTAATGAAGCCGGCCAATAGCAATACAGGAGAAAAATCTGATATACATATTTGCTACTGCCAAAAAGATGTCAATAAAGCACTTTCTGCAACATCTACTTGCAACCAATTCATTATCCAAAAGTTTATTGAAAAAGAATACGAAATAAACCTCATCGGTGTCAGTACCGTTAATGGCGTATATATTCCTGGAGGAATTCGGAAAATTCGCCATTATCCTACAATCTATAGCCCATGCTCTTTTGGAGTATTCCAATCGGTAGAAAACTTGAATGTAGATGTTCATTCGATATTAAAATTAATGCAACATGTAGGGTATCATGGACCATTCAGTGTGGAATTATTACATAAGAATGCAAAAAATTATTTTATGGAAGTCAATTTCCGTCATGATGGTCTTGCCTATGCCGCTACCGCGAGTGGTGTGAATCTTCCTGCAATGCTGTTCAACAGCCAAACTGTTCCTATGACAGTTAACAACACATACATGATGGATTTATCAACAGACTATTGTCATGTCAAGGATGGTACCTTATCGCGTAAATATTGGTTTTATGATTTCAGGAAAACAAAATGCCAATTGAATTTCAATCGTCACGATTTAATGCCTACTATATATTATTATGTGAATAAAATAATGAAACATATATGA
- a CDS encoding glycosyltransferase — MNPIISLIAPAYNVEKYIEACVHSCENQDLPRDSYEIIIVNDGSTDSTYSTIERLSGVYENIRIVTQKNQGLSVARNNGFKLARGKYVWFIDSDDCISSNCLGKCLEIMERDDLDALVVAPSVPFREIFPYKFDSEADVSKVYDGESFLLDSGFFVVGAWCYIFKRQFWHNNNFEFYPGISYEDTQLIPWAIAHCMRIAGLIKFSCYDYIQRNGSIMNSPVNQHKIKSIAMIVNSYLDYSAQISSERLKNYFLENSTRQYISGIKMSVQSERGDVNVFLNYIRKYPTKVGKFPYSLYQLFVLKYPLIFAKLLRLLKKYDS; from the coding sequence ATGAACCCTATTATTAGTCTTATAGCTCCAGCTTACAACGTGGAAAAGTACATTGAAGCATGTGTACATAGTTGCGAGAATCAGGATTTACCACGAGATAGCTATGAAATCATTATCGTAAATGATGGAAGTACTGATTCTACTTATTCTACAATTGAGAGGTTGTCAGGTGTTTACGAAAATATAAGAATTGTTACGCAGAAGAATCAAGGATTGTCAGTTGCCCGTAATAATGGTTTCAAATTAGCACGAGGTAAATATGTATGGTTTATTGATTCTGATGATTGCATTTCTTCCAATTGTCTCGGAAAATGTTTAGAGATTATGGAAAGAGATGATTTGGATGCTTTGGTCGTTGCTCCTTCAGTTCCGTTTAGGGAGATATTTCCTTACAAATTCGATTCAGAAGCGGACGTGTCAAAAGTTTATGATGGAGAAAGTTTTTTATTAGATAGTGGCTTTTTTGTTGTCGGAGCATGGTGCTATATATTTAAGCGTCAGTTTTGGCACAACAATAATTTTGAGTTTTATCCTGGAATATCATACGAGGATACTCAACTTATTCCATGGGCAATTGCTCATTGCATGCGAATTGCCGGGTTGATCAAGTTCAGTTGTTATGATTATATCCAAAGAAATGGTTCAATAATGAACTCGCCTGTCAATCAACACAAGATAAAAAGTATAGCTATGATTGTAAATTCATATCTTGATTATTCGGCTCAAATAAGCTCAGAACGACTTAAGAATTATTTTTTAGAGAATTCAACGAGGCAATATATTTCAGGTATCAAGATGTCGGTACAAAGCGAAAGAGGGGATGTAAATGTATTCCTAAATTACATACGGAAATATCCAACAAAAGTAGGTAAATTTCCTTATAGCTTGTATCAGCTGTTTGTTCTTAAATATCCTCTGATTTTTGCAAAATTATTAAGACTCTTGAAAAAATATGATTCGTGA
- a CDS encoding glycosyltransferase — translation MRLLMIATGYPPYLFSENLCNGKLVMALLQAGIEVDVISRIDEGPSYGTDWTEPWNMLKPTAHTITYESGNRIQQFADVVYSGLIMGGSFVPGVRWMRRAYEKAVELISTNQYDAILTRSPNDTAHFIGEKLKKKTGIKWIANWNDPAAPIWPGLYKHDYTAKEQKRKMIETARLLKSADINTFPSDSLRQHFVTFFPFLKKQKTIAIPHIGLCQNFWPLSVQRTNDCKLKLLHSGNLSVERNPETTFQALRYVIDSGFTSLEFHIMGHINDYTSQLIKKYSLQDYVKCIGSFSYMEALSKMQTYDILVLLEARLEKGIFFASKFTDYLQTGLPILAISPANGFAVDMLLNQEGEFLADNQSVDSIVSSLNKIIARWEKGVLADCASKKLYEKVSPEAVVKLYKTLI, via the coding sequence ATGAGACTATTGATGATTGCTACAGGGTATCCGCCTTATCTCTTCTCAGAAAATTTGTGTAATGGAAAATTAGTAATGGCCTTGCTGCAAGCAGGGATTGAAGTGGATGTTATTTCACGTATCGATGAAGGTCCTTCATACGGAACTGATTGGACGGAACCATGGAACATGCTTAAACCGACGGCTCATACTATCACTTATGAATCGGGGAATAGAATCCAACAATTTGCGGATGTCGTTTATTCAGGTTTAATAATGGGAGGAAGTTTTGTGCCCGGTGTACGCTGGATGCGACGCGCTTATGAAAAAGCAGTTGAACTCATATCAACCAATCAATATGATGCGATTTTAACCCGATCTCCTAATGATACAGCACATTTCATTGGCGAAAAGTTAAAAAAGAAAACAGGGATTAAATGGATTGCCAACTGGAATGACCCCGCCGCACCAATATGGCCTGGATTATATAAACATGATTATACAGCCAAAGAGCAGAAACGGAAAATGATAGAGACGGCCCGGTTACTTAAATCTGCTGATATTAATACGTTTCCGTCAGATAGCCTTAGGCAGCATTTTGTAACATTCTTCCCATTTTTGAAAAAACAAAAGACTATAGCAATACCACATATTGGCTTGTGCCAGAATTTTTGGCCTCTATCAGTTCAAAGAACTAATGATTGCAAGTTAAAGTTGCTCCATTCCGGCAATCTTTCAGTGGAACGTAATCCAGAGACTACTTTTCAGGCTTTACGTTACGTTATTGATAGTGGTTTTACTAGTTTGGAGTTTCACATAATGGGCCATATCAATGATTATACATCACAATTAATAAAGAAATACAGTCTTCAGGATTACGTAAAATGTATCGGTAGTTTTTCATATATGGAAGCATTATCTAAAATGCAAACTTATGACATCTTAGTACTTCTCGAAGCCAGATTGGAAAAAGGTATTTTCTTTGCAAGTAAATTCACAGATTATCTGCAAACCGGGTTACCGATTTTGGCGATTTCCCCAGCTAATGGATTTGCAGTAGATATGCTACTAAATCAAGAAGGTGAATTTTTAGCCGATAATCAGAGCGTTGATTCCATTGTTTCCTCCTTAAATAAAATAATTGCAAGATGGGAAAAAGGCGTACTTGCCGATTGTGCCTCCAAAAAACTATATGAAAAAGTCTCTCCTGAGGCAGTAGTTAAACTATACAAAACTTTAATTTAA
- a CDS encoding glycosyltransferase family 4 protein, whose amino-acid sequence MLENNTKILFVCPMPPPVHGSSMVSQSIKESSVLNDEFEMDFVNLSTSRTMEEIDKRSWSLYARKAVRFIGAYAKTLWLLTTRKYDLCYLAITCHGVGFLKDAPFVLLCKLFRHKVVIHQHNKGMAKDVDRHIYRWLLPMVYRNTKVILLSWRLYADIEKVVKREQVMICPNGIPDTNSKITSAERHNDVPHILFLSNLIVSKGVLVLLDALKTLKERGCRFVCDFVGGETKELDGRRFALEIEARGLDDIAVYHGRKYGKDKEAFLQTADIFVFPTFYFNECFPLVIIEAMMNGLPVISTDEGGIRDEVKDGKNGFVVKPQDSKVLADAIQRLLDDKNARHTMGAEGRRMFKERFTMVYFENNIKGILIDCIEANDK is encoded by the coding sequence ATGTTGGAAAATAATACAAAGATTCTGTTTGTTTGTCCCATGCCGCCGCCAGTACATGGCTCGTCGATGGTGAGCCAGAGCATCAAGGAGAGTAGCGTGCTGAACGATGAGTTTGAGATGGACTTTGTGAATCTTTCCACTTCGCGCACGATGGAGGAGATTGACAAAAGGTCGTGGTCGCTGTATGCACGCAAGGCGGTGAGGTTCATCGGGGCTTATGCCAAGACGCTTTGGCTGTTGACTACGCGCAAGTACGACCTGTGCTATCTTGCCATCACTTGCCATGGAGTGGGCTTTCTGAAGGATGCTCCGTTTGTACTGCTGTGCAAACTTTTTAGGCATAAAGTGGTGATACACCAACATAACAAGGGGATGGCTAAAGATGTGGATAGGCATATTTACCGATGGTTGCTGCCTATGGTATACCGGAACACGAAGGTTATATTGCTGTCGTGGCGACTGTATGCTGATATAGAAAAGGTTGTGAAACGTGAGCAGGTGATGATTTGCCCTAATGGGATTCCCGATACGAATAGCAAAATAACTTCTGCGGAAAGGCATAATGATGTACCGCACATTCTGTTCTTGTCTAACTTGATAGTTTCCAAGGGAGTGTTGGTCCTACTCGATGCGCTGAAAACATTAAAAGAAAGGGGATGCAGATTCGTTTGCGACTTTGTTGGAGGAGAGACAAAAGAACTGGATGGTCGGAGATTTGCACTGGAGATTGAAGCAAGGGGATTGGATGATATCGCCGTGTATCATGGCAGGAAATATGGCAAAGATAAGGAGGCGTTTTTGCAAACGGCTGATATTTTCGTTTTTCCAACTTTCTATTTCAACGAATGTTTCCCTTTGGTCATCATAGAGGCTATGATGAATGGACTGCCGGTAATCTCTACCGACGAGGGCGGAATAAGGGATGAGGTGAAGGACGGAAAAAATGGATTTGTGGTGAAACCGCAGGATTCCAAAGTTCTTGCTGATGCGATACAACGATTGTTGGATGATAAGAATGCAAGGCATACAATGGGAGCAGAAGGAAGACGGATGTTCAAGGAGCGATTTACAATGGTGTATTTTGAAAACAACATAAAAGGTATTTTGATTGACTGCATTGAGGCCAATGACAAATAG
- a CDS encoding glycosyltransferase family 4 protein: MNVLVCIPCLMTGGTEIQTLNLVKALITAEHKVTTVCYFEHSTNMVERYKQAGSNVCLLSPDGKRPVGITNTVILLYKGLHRVLREVKPDVVHVQYMAPGAIPIIILRLLGIKRIVATAHTAADIYLSLRLLHFVSRYILTAFQCITERAENSFFGNSQMYKAEMKLTRHGNHFTIYNNLPPYISIANKEQRIGKVITIGVVSRLEPIKGMDLVVPAFAKIHAMNPNTRLLVVGDGSLCPLMEQQKNDAGLNEVVKFAGVQPQEALQAYYDSIDILLMPSRSEGFGLTAIEGMARGCVVVAANTGGLPEVVSDGKVGLLHEPESSDSLAEKAIRLVNDRELLMTMKQNAIGHVARFSFAHYSELINNLYSKL; the protein is encoded by the coding sequence ATGAATGTATTAGTATGTATCCCTTGCCTGATGACAGGAGGAACAGAAATTCAGACACTCAATTTGGTGAAGGCCCTTATCACCGCAGAGCATAAAGTGACAACAGTCTGCTATTTTGAACATTCTACAAACATGGTGGAACGTTATAAGCAAGCTGGAAGCAACGTATGCTTATTGAGTCCTGATGGGAAAAGACCTGTGGGGATAACAAACACGGTTATTCTCCTGTATAAGGGATTGCACCGTGTATTGAGGGAAGTAAAACCCGATGTGGTACATGTGCAGTACATGGCACCGGGCGCCATCCCTATTATCATATTACGTCTGTTAGGCATCAAGCGCATAGTAGCGACGGCTCATACGGCTGCCGACATCTATCTTTCTTTGCGATTATTACACTTCGTTTCGCGATATATACTTACAGCATTTCAATGTATTACAGAACGAGCAGAGAATTCGTTCTTCGGAAATTCGCAAATGTATAAAGCTGAAATGAAGTTAACCCGACATGGCAATCATTTTACCATTTACAATAACTTGCCACCTTATATTTCCATAGCCAATAAAGAACAACGAATCGGCAAAGTGATAACCATAGGAGTTGTAAGCCGCCTGGAGCCTATCAAGGGAATGGACTTGGTAGTGCCTGCTTTTGCAAAAATTCATGCCATGAATCCAAATACGCGCTTGTTGGTAGTGGGTGATGGCTCGCTATGTCCACTAATGGAGCAACAGAAGAATGATGCCGGATTGAATGAAGTCGTTAAGTTTGCAGGCGTACAACCACAGGAGGCTTTGCAAGCGTATTATGACAGCATAGACATACTGTTGATGCCTTCGCGCAGCGAAGGATTCGGACTGACTGCAATAGAAGGAATGGCACGGGGATGTGTAGTGGTTGCGGCAAATACCGGAGGATTACCGGAAGTGGTAAGTGATGGTAAGGTAGGTTTGTTGCATGAACCGGAATCATCGGATTCGCTTGCAGAAAAAGCCATACGGCTTGTAAATGACAGGGAATTGCTTATGACCATGAAACAGAATGCCATCGGTCATGTAGCAAGATTTTCATTTGCACATTATTCTGAATTAATCAATAACTTGTATTCGAAATTGTAA
- a CDS encoding glycosyltransferase family 2 protein — MISVVIPLYNKEKSIAQTLECVLNQTYKDFEVIVVDDGSKDNSAAIVAQFTDTRIHLIRQENGGVSAARNRGIEEAQGKYVAFLDADDVWLTDHLESLVNLIRQYSQCRAWSSNYVNNINGTDYNIILNKIPFKGESGILTNYFEICSCSHPPVCSITTCVEKSLLKEIGGFPVGITSGEDLLTWARIAIKTDWAYTKKATAVYMMPATNSFTERPTRPNDEGDPVCDGLKLLLKTEYSKKHELRHFIGRFYKMKASTNLRYGDRWKTICECMKSLVYRPFAKETYPILLLALMPGFIQRRIFTIHSYDKVADIKDVKKLIGR; from the coding sequence ATGATATCTGTTGTTATACCTTTATATAATAAGGAAAAGAGCATTGCGCAGACACTGGAATGCGTGCTTAATCAGACGTACAAGGATTTTGAGGTAATTGTAGTGGATGATGGCAGTAAGGATAATAGTGCTGCTATTGTGGCACAATTCACAGACACACGAATCCATTTAATCCGACAAGAGAATGGAGGTGTCAGTGCTGCCCGAAACAGAGGAATAGAAGAGGCTCAGGGAAAATATGTGGCATTCCTTGATGCTGATGACGTATGGCTGACAGATCACCTTGAAAGCCTTGTAAATCTGATTAGACAATATTCCCAGTGCAGGGCATGGTCCTCAAACTATGTCAATAACATAAATGGTACAGATTATAATATTATTCTGAATAAAATACCATTTAAAGGAGAAAGTGGAATTTTAACTAATTATTTTGAAATATGCAGTTGTTCCCATCCACCAGTTTGCAGCATTACAACATGTGTAGAAAAGTCCTTATTGAAGGAAATAGGTGGTTTTCCCGTTGGCATTACCTCCGGCGAGGACTTGCTTACGTGGGCAAGAATTGCAATAAAAACCGACTGGGCATATACAAAGAAAGCGACAGCAGTTTATATGATGCCAGCTACAAATTCATTTACAGAAAGGCCAACTCGCCCAAATGATGAAGGAGACCCTGTTTGCGATGGACTGAAATTATTACTGAAAACGGAGTATTCAAAAAAACATGAATTGAGGCATTTCATAGGTCGTTTCTACAAAATGAAGGCTAGTACGAACTTGCGGTATGGTGATAGGTGGAAGACCATTTGTGAATGTATGAAGTCACTTGTTTATAGGCCGTTTGCGAAAGAAACTTATCCTATATTGCTTCTTGCCTTGATGCCAGGATTTATTCAGAGAAGGATTTTCACCATCCATTCTTATGATAAAGTAGCTGATATTAAAGATGTAAAAAAACTAATAGGGAGGTAA
- a CDS encoding O-antigen ligase family protein, whose protein sequence is MAIVINAIITVILLYYAYKYASGGTMIIKHPFKVGEYYECNNNLSFMIFSVMTAMVFLGPLSLVKYAIWIFFMLLMSRRWVKKWDGVMTIYLIFILWNLYTLTYSHYIFQGWMMIVKFCLPILYFWVGYNAVKEELDLWVFLKRTVLICVIYSFLIGGVSAKLISPLYGFLCFGTGGTFVAYASLADFYAILIGIPVMLYIFTSERKFLYAAGLLFLSSILESVRTGIGASILGLSLLFLAYKKGRAVPAVMLLIALFVGSVFFVKPVKDKMFGKQAETVTISNVGKAKIETSGREYMWKRIMNHCYNPNPTFGSGCGGALGWLKDINSKGGLVLIHSDWVQMMSESGNIGLCLYILFAVFMLFKVLAITWRYRNNKMLTLLGGTTVGAFAACFFCMGFDNVITYAQQGYVLPFMLFGIFLKTIDLTENGEFEEEIIP, encoded by the coding sequence ATGGCTATTGTCATTAACGCAATAATCACGGTCATACTTCTGTACTATGCCTATAAGTATGCTTCCGGTGGCACAATGATCATAAAACATCCGTTTAAGGTTGGCGAATATTATGAATGCAACAACAATTTGTCGTTTATGATATTCAGTGTAATGACGGCAATGGTGTTTTTAGGACCACTATCACTGGTGAAATATGCTATATGGATATTCTTCATGTTGTTGATGTCACGCCGATGGGTCAAGAAATGGGATGGTGTGATGACGATATACCTGATTTTCATATTATGGAATCTATATACGCTTACCTATTCTCACTATATCTTTCAAGGCTGGATGATGATTGTCAAATTTTGCCTACCAATACTCTATTTCTGGGTGGGGTATAATGCCGTAAAGGAGGAGCTTGACTTGTGGGTGTTCTTGAAGCGTACAGTACTAATCTGTGTAATCTATTCATTTCTGATAGGTGGAGTATCTGCTAAGTTGATTAGTCCACTTTATGGGTTTCTTTGTTTTGGAACCGGAGGAACATTCGTTGCATACGCTTCTTTGGCAGACTTTTATGCAATACTGATAGGTATTCCCGTAATGCTGTATATTTTTACGTCTGAAAGGAAATTTTTATATGCAGCAGGTCTGTTGTTTTTATCATCGATATTGGAGAGTGTGCGAACAGGTATCGGCGCATCCATTCTTGGTCTTTCACTTCTGTTTTTAGCCTATAAAAAAGGACGGGCTGTTCCAGCCGTGATGCTTTTGATAGCACTCTTTGTTGGCTCCGTATTCTTTGTCAAACCCGTAAAAGATAAAATGTTTGGCAAACAGGCTGAAACCGTTACAATCAGTAATGTAGGCAAGGCTAAAATCGAAACTAGCGGACGCGAATACATGTGGAAAAGGATAATGAATCACTGCTACAATCCAAATCCCACGTTCGGTAGTGGTTGTGGTGGTGCGTTGGGATGGCTGAAGGACATAAACAGTAAGGGAGGATTGGTTCTTATTCATTCTGATTGGGTGCAGATGATGTCGGAATCAGGCAATATTGGTTTGTGTCTCTATATTTTGTTTGCCGTATTCATGTTGTTTAAAGTGCTGGCCATCACATGGAGGTATAGGAACAATAAGATGTTGACACTCTTGGGCGGCACAACCGTAGGAGCCTTTGCCGCCTGTTTCTTTTGCATGGGATTTGACAATGTCATCACATACGCCCAACAAGGCTATGTACTGCCGTTTATGCTGTTCGGCATATTCCTTAAGACAATTGACTTGACTGAAAACGGAGAATTTGAAGAAGAAATAATTCCATAA
- a CDS encoding PIG-L deacetylase family protein: MKNLLRYAHCVWLRIMACKARKFLPDRHILIVAPHPDDEIIGCGGLIAHLVKENKAPHVVIMTGGEGSHHGCCDTSSGDIVAARRRLTRNAAAIVGLPIENIHELNYPDGGISMNNTETDRLKALIDELQPDTILVPHWGEGWSDHIQTAEIVKQIAPHSAKLWMYCVWVWYYNVWRDLDWKNAAQLCMTPAEHRIKLDAMDAYIRPLAPCGKPWSGVLPKVFVKANKWNRELYFSLK, translated from the coding sequence ATGAAAAATTTGCTCCGTTATGCACATTGTGTATGGTTAAGGATAATGGCGTGTAAAGCGCGAAAGTTTCTACCGGATAGGCATATATTGATTGTTGCTCCTCACCCCGATGACGAAATAATAGGATGTGGGGGATTGATAGCCCACCTTGTAAAAGAGAATAAAGCACCTCATGTTGTAATCATGACAGGAGGAGAAGGCTCTCATCACGGTTGTTGTGATACTTCATCAGGTGATATAGTTGCAGCACGTCGCCGACTGACCCGTAATGCTGCTGCCATTGTAGGATTGCCGATTGAGAATATTCACGAGTTGAATTATCCCGATGGAGGCATTTCCATGAATAATACGGAAACAGACAGATTGAAAGCGTTGATTGATGAATTGCAACCCGATACAATTTTAGTACCTCATTGGGGAGAAGGTTGGAGTGACCATATTCAAACTGCTGAAATAGTAAAACAGATAGCCCCCCACTCTGCTAAACTTTGGATGTACTGTGTATGGGTATGGTACTATAATGTGTGGCGTGATTTGGATTGGAAAAATGCAGCACAATTGTGTATGACTCCTGCCGAACATCGGATTAAGCTTGATGCTATGGATGCTTATATACGCCCTTTGGCACCATGCGGCAAACCGTGGAGCGGAGTGTTGCCGAAAGTGTTTGTAAAGGCGAATAAATGGAATAGAGAACTTTATTTTAGTTTAAAATGA
- a CDS encoding acyltransferase, translating to MNIYFKYLLSLPKSLWFNFRHLPLKQALKLPFYVRYGTRVSVKGRIIIEDDNHVGMAMIVIGSHEADVSDPKHTTCLTVERGGELVFQHTAHIGLGTKIFVKHGARMYLGDNFAVSANSQFVCYKSIIMGRDIQFAWNCLVMDSDTHSIYSDKGCIQKMNPDKEVRIGDKVWIGCRVTILKGSHVPSNCVIGATSFVSGSKFESNSLIVGSPAKSVKPIAGWEL from the coding sequence ATGAATATCTATTTTAAATATTTACTGTCTTTGCCCAAATCATTATGGTTTAACTTCCGCCACCTGCCACTGAAACAGGCGCTGAAGCTACCGTTTTATGTCCGCTATGGAACACGCGTCAGCGTTAAAGGACGAATAATAATTGAAGATGATAATCATGTAGGTATGGCTATGATTGTCATTGGATCCCATGAAGCTGATGTCTCGGACCCCAAGCATACCACTTGCTTGACGGTGGAAAGAGGCGGAGAATTGGTATTTCAGCACACTGCACACATCGGACTGGGAACGAAGATATTCGTTAAGCATGGAGCAAGGATGTATCTTGGCGATAACTTTGCTGTAAGTGCCAACTCGCAGTTTGTATGTTACAAAAGCATCATTATGGGGCGTGACATACAGTTTGCCTGGAATTGTTTGGTAATGGATAGTGACACACATTCCATCTATAGTGACAAGGGGTGTATCCAAAAAATGAATCCCGACAAAGAGGTTCGTATTGGGGATAAAGTATGGATAGGCTGTAGAGTAACTATCTTGAAAGGCTCGCATGTGCCGAGTAATTGCGTTATTGGTGCAACAAGTTTTGTATCGGGAAGCAAGTTTGAATCCAATAGTCTGATTGTTGGCTCACCAGCTAAGTCGGTCAAACCTATTGCAGGATGGGAATTATAG
- a CDS encoding acyltransferase family protein, with product MPTIFPTDVAELYRQQYELINQYGLINLAMPMFVFISGFLFGRQLKRKPLSLVKVIKDKFVRLMIPFFVFTIFFMLTTNSLSWEPFYRWTYWHLWFLPMLFWCFIVTYLIHPFIMNNRAWVAILTLLVLFAISLVGKVVPMIIGVHNVHLWICWFAFGTWFCSHEHLITKGFSQKFVIVCGISIYVIISYFVPWEYGNNNLMGTIATLGGILALWSMANILFPLDYWAIEHTTLFPLIFSLMAFIISWGLTWLLLKTRFGKFLIG from the coding sequence ATGCCAACCATTTTTCCGACTGATGTAGCAGAATTATATCGTCAACAATATGAATTGATTAATCAATATGGACTTATTAACTTGGCAATGCCGATGTTTGTCTTTATAAGCGGTTTCCTTTTTGGAAGACAATTAAAACGTAAGCCGTTGTCGTTAGTTAAAGTTATAAAAGACAAGTTTGTTCGTCTGATGATACCATTCTTTGTCTTTACCATATTTTTTATGTTAACAACGAACAGCTTGTCGTGGGAACCGTTTTACCGCTGGACTTACTGGCATTTGTGGTTTCTCCCTATGTTATTTTGGTGTTTTATTGTTACATATTTGATACATCCGTTTATAATGAACAACAGAGCATGGGTTGCTATTTTAACCCTTTTAGTGCTGTTTGCTATTTCACTGGTAGGAAAAGTTGTTCCGATGATAATAGGTGTGCATAACGTTCACCTATGGATTTGCTGGTTCGCTTTCGGAACATGGTTCTGTAGTCATGAACATTTAATTACTAAAGGATTTAGCCAAAAGTTCGTAATTGTCTGTGGAATTAGCATTTATGTGATTATTAGCTATTTTGTTCCATGGGAATATGGAAACAACAACCTGATGGGAACAATTGCAACATTAGGAGGAATATTGGCTTTGTGGAGTATGGCAAATATATTATTTCCATTAGATTATTGGGCTATTGAGCATACCACCTTATTCCCTCTAATATTTTCATTGATGGCATTCATCATTTCATGGGGACTGACATGGCTTTTACTTAAAACTCGTTTTGGTAAATTTCTTATAGGATGA